From one Melioribacteraceae bacterium genomic stretch:
- a CDS encoding HEAT repeat domain-containing protein: MSTLSELTNFLEQAEPQQKIELLQQISTNELADEILELLLSILTDQDKGVRNSITILLANSNDDRIPAILVKYISSADIAARNLAGEILVMIGSPSVTPLLDYLNGNTCYDDQKFIIDLLGLIKDKSAEEPILEILRKTEDGNVKLSCLEALGNIKSEKAVDLAMKCYEEDELYKPTVNEALGKIGSKKALDFMIAKYPEEDELTKFAIIESLGLIGNVDTFFFLISELHSANGPLIWVLVNSIASLKDKLDLDVPYDEKVRNAILNTLYEAQPEFKKAAILLLKEFNDKEILTAALTTLGDDFELDEILRVKVLENKEHALIGFSSLLKMDLKNAGNILGLLSEVIDSIDEPISKILNGLQVRSLIDSLSSYLDHPDEEARRLTMNLLFKIDYKTAVLFADKMLSDDNLWNKIRLIDNLAEINDEIVNPLLQQLSKDNEVMVSERAADLLDQKTSIYN; this comes from the coding sequence GTGTCAACATTATCTGAGCTAACCAATTTTTTAGAGCAAGCTGAACCTCAACAGAAAATTGAATTATTACAACAAATTTCTACAAATGAATTAGCTGATGAAATTCTGGAACTCCTTCTTTCAATTCTCACAGACCAAGATAAGGGTGTAAGAAATAGTATAACTATTCTTTTAGCTAACAGTAACGATGACAGAATTCCGGCAATTCTCGTTAAATATATTTCCTCAGCAGACATTGCTGCAAGAAATTTAGCCGGTGAAATTTTAGTCATGATTGGCAGCCCTTCTGTAACTCCATTATTGGATTACCTAAATGGTAATACTTGCTATGATGACCAGAAGTTTATCATCGATCTGCTTGGTTTAATAAAAGATAAATCAGCAGAAGAACCGATTCTTGAGATACTTCGTAAAACAGAAGATGGTAATGTTAAACTTTCCTGTTTAGAAGCACTTGGAAATATTAAATCCGAAAAAGCCGTTGATCTAGCAATGAAATGTTACGAGGAAGATGAACTTTATAAACCGACAGTAAATGAAGCTCTTGGTAAAATAGGCTCGAAAAAAGCATTAGATTTTATGATTGCTAAGTATCCCGAAGAAGATGAATTAACAAAGTTCGCGATAATAGAAAGTTTAGGATTAATTGGTAACGTTGATACATTTTTCTTCTTAATCTCAGAATTACACTCAGCAAACGGACCGCTGATCTGGGTGCTCGTGAATTCAATCGCATCTTTAAAAGATAAACTTGATTTGGATGTTCCTTATGACGAAAAAGTAAGAAATGCAATTTTAAATACTCTATACGAAGCACAGCCCGAGTTTAAAAAAGCAGCAATCCTTCTATTAAAAGAATTTAATGATAAAGAGATTTTAACAGCCGCATTAACTACTCTGGGTGATGATTTTGAGCTCGACGAAATTCTAAGAGTAAAAGTTCTCGAAAATAAAGAACATGCATTAATTGGTTTCTCGTCCTTACTGAAAATGGATCTTAAAAATGCCGGGAATATTCTTGGGCTATTAAGTGAAGTTATCGATTCAATAGATGAACCGATCAGCAAAATATTAAACGGCTTACAAGTAAGAAGTTTAATAGACTCTCTCTCAAGCTACTTAGATCATCCGGATGAAGAAGCAAGAAGATTAACAATGAATTTACTCTTTAAAATAGACTATAAAACAGCAGTGTTATTCGCCGATAAAATGTTAAGCGACGATAATCTTTGGAATAAAATAAGATTGATTGATAACCTTGCGGAAATAAACGATGAAATCGTGAACCCGTTACTCCAACAATTATCAAAAGATAATGAAGTAATGGTCAGTGAACGTGCAGCGGATTTGTTAGATCAAAAAACTTCTATTTACAATTAA
- a CDS encoding sigma-54 dependent transcriptional regulator has translation MLNKILIVDDDQLVCMSLKKALTRLNYNVEVCLNGDEVFDSIRSFDPDIVLLDIYLTTHNGLEILKEIKAKHTEIPVIMITGYADVDIAVNAIKSGAHDFLLKPLDLEQLNNVLKKTSENLRLKQEVEALHTLLKQDELSPEFFGKSNKIQRIVKTAQKLAKSSDTTILIEGESGTGKEVFAKFIHQNSPRKNNNFIQINCATIPKDLAESELFGHEKGAFTGAAQKTKLGKFELANNGTILLDEIGELTLDLQVKLLRVLQERKFFRVGGEKEVEVDVRVLAATNKNLEDEIRAGNFREDLYFRLNVAKIEIPPLRERIEDIPALSYSFLSEFNNKFQKRVNDIESEAMERLKSYPWKGNIRELRNVIERAILLIDDEEKTIKSHFLSFMSGIYSAEDKQSDSFILKIPPKGIKIDDVVKDLILKTLKITKGNQVQAAKVLGLSRSKLRYRMEQLGISVTKSIE, from the coding sequence ATGTTGAATAAAATTTTAATTGTGGATGATGATCAACTAGTATGTATGTCGCTGAAAAAGGCATTAACAAGGCTAAACTATAACGTTGAAGTTTGCCTCAATGGAGACGAAGTATTTGATAGCATTCGCAGTTTTGATCCCGATATAGTTTTACTCGATATTTATCTTACAACTCACAATGGTTTAGAAATTTTAAAGGAGATTAAAGCAAAACATACCGAAATCCCGGTTATTATGATCACCGGTTACGCAGATGTTGATATTGCTGTAAATGCCATAAAATCTGGGGCACACGACTTTCTTTTAAAACCACTTGATCTAGAACAACTTAATAATGTTTTAAAGAAGACTTCTGAAAATCTTAGACTAAAACAAGAAGTCGAAGCATTACATACATTATTGAAGCAAGATGAACTTTCTCCTGAGTTTTTTGGGAAGAGTAACAAAATTCAAAGAATAGTAAAAACTGCTCAAAAACTTGCAAAAAGTTCGGATACAACAATTCTTATTGAAGGAGAAAGTGGAACCGGAAAAGAAGTGTTTGCAAAATTTATACATCAAAACAGTCCAAGAAAAAATAATAACTTTATTCAAATTAACTGCGCTACAATACCAAAAGACTTAGCTGAAAGTGAATTATTCGGTCATGAAAAAGGAGCTTTTACCGGAGCAGCTCAAAAAACTAAACTCGGAAAGTTTGAACTTGCAAACAATGGCACAATATTGCTGGATGAAATTGGTGAATTAACACTTGATCTTCAGGTTAAATTATTGCGTGTTTTACAGGAAAGAAAATTCTTTAGAGTCGGTGGTGAAAAAGAAGTTGAAGTTGATGTAAGAGTTTTAGCCGCAACAAATAAAAATCTTGAAGATGAAATAAGAGCAGGCAATTTTAGAGAGGATTTATATTTCAGATTAAATGTGGCAAAAATAGAAATCCCCCCTCTTCGTGAAAGAATTGAAGATATTCCTGCATTGTCATATTCGTTTTTATCAGAATTCAATAATAAATTTCAAAAGAGAGTTAATGATATAGAATCCGAAGCAATGGAGAGATTGAAATCTTATCCATGGAAAGGAAACATAAGAGAATTACGAAATGTTATTGAACGAGCAATTCTTCTGATTGATGACGAAGAGAAAACAATTAAATCTCATTTCTTGAGTTTCATGAGTGGAATTTATTCGGCAGAAGATAAACAATCGGATAGTTTCATTCTGAAAATCCCCCCAAAAGGTATAAAGATTGACGACGTTGTTAAGGACCTAATCTTAAAAACACTCAAAATAACTAAAGGAAATCAAGTACAAGCCGCTAAAGTGCTTGGATTATCCAGATCAAAATTGCGTTATAGAATGGAACAGCTTGGAATTTCGGTTACAAAAAGTATTGAGTGA
- a CDS encoding HAMP domain-containing sensor histidine kinase — protein MYSEITQKNKLEILGKLTASLSHELRNPLSAIKLNLDYMRMSSDDLPEDLVESLDGCLAGVQRIEYLIENILSFSRKNRDNEMLVSVNDISETAINLSSAKANREGVKILTDYASTLPKIEFSESNLLQVFLNLITNAIEACEESGGKIEISSYTAIHLNQNKIVWEIKDNGGGISEENKEKIFGEFFTSKKSGTGIGLSVCRSLLDEKDAKLEFHSEFGVGTTFSILFNNEPSVENVE, from the coding sequence ATGTATTCAGAAATCACTCAGAAAAATAAACTGGAAATATTAGGTAAGCTTACCGCAAGTCTTTCTCACGAATTACGTAACCCCCTTTCGGCTATAAAACTAAACTTAGATTATATGCGCATGTCTTCAGATGATTTACCGGAAGACTTAGTCGAATCATTAGACGGTTGCCTTGCAGGCGTTCAAAGAATTGAATACCTTATTGAAAATATCCTCAGCTTTTCAAGAAAGAATCGCGATAATGAGATGCTTGTTTCAGTTAACGATATTTCTGAAACTGCGATTAATTTAAGTTCGGCAAAAGCAAATCGTGAAGGAGTAAAAATTCTTACCGACTACGCAAGCACACTTCCCAAAATTGAATTCAGCGAAAGTAATCTATTGCAAGTATTTTTAAATCTCATTACAAATGCAATTGAAGCTTGTGAGGAATCCGGTGGTAAAATAGAAATCAGTTCTTACACGGCAATTCATCTTAACCAAAACAAAATTGTTTGGGAAATTAAAGATAACGGTGGCGGTATCTCCGAAGAAAATAAAGAAAAAATTTTCGGTGAATTTTTTACTAGTAAAAAAAGTGGAACAGGAATCGGTCTTTCTGTTTGCAGATCGCTGCTTGACGAGAAAGACGCGAAACTTGAATTCCATAGTGAATTTGGAGTTGGAACAACATTTAGTATATTATTTAATAACGAGCCGAGCGTAGAAAATGTTGAATAA
- the fliD gene encoding flagellar filament capping protein FliD translates to MEILSSSYINEMIYNFKSVEIKKRLSSIQTKKTNFSSLSSTITDVSSKVTNLLSSLDKLKATSSSSIFNTKSALSSNESYLTATADKTANIGSYELFVTQLAKNDMVISQDVSSSAVSGLTGKHSFTVKTGDGTNADFTSTISVDLDGTETNSELLSKISSAINTDYVEVNSSAKTAANNYTGNESTIKINLNGTDYSINVTGGGTYEQLIDELVENINSGIDGINAEKVLDDPSTGDVQLKVTGSKTTDFISISHDSGFDLVTDLGIQVDKEVGAASVLSASSFAPGSDTSQLSITSKNSGLDYRIKSIADNSGSTILAQLGLNLGSSRPSFDQSIEPDTAGFVYSDITNANNQLNAKFSFNNVQIQKNSNTVSDLVSGMTFNIKSVMKDTDPKVNITVEHNNETIRNDVNDFIKKFNDVYTLLKEKTKSTETSRGILRGEATVSSLLNSLRSIGHTTFGDSDNEFRYLSQIGIKFDATTGLSISDSTLFDDKVNNNTSEVENIFNSSNGLATTLYDSLKKYSGAEGYLSLAKQSYDNSAKYLSDRIDSVTTSIDKSAEVLRRRYQSMQTQLATLLSTQSFFGTGSNY, encoded by the coding sequence ATGGAAATTCTTTCTTCATCTTATATCAACGAAATGATTTACAATTTCAAATCTGTAGAGATTAAGAAAAGACTCTCCTCTATACAAACGAAGAAGACTAACTTTTCTTCCTTAAGCAGTACAATTACTGATGTTAGCTCGAAAGTAACAAATTTACTTAGTTCATTAGATAAATTAAAAGCTACATCATCAAGTTCAATTTTTAATACAAAGTCCGCCCTCTCAAGTAATGAATCATATTTAACAGCCACTGCGGATAAAACAGCTAATATCGGATCATACGAATTATTCGTCACTCAGCTTGCTAAAAACGATATGGTTATTTCGCAAGATGTTAGTTCTTCTGCTGTTTCCGGTCTTACCGGAAAACATTCGTTTACAGTAAAAACCGGTGATGGAACTAACGCTGATTTTACCAGCACAATATCAGTAGATCTCGATGGCACAGAAACAAACTCGGAATTATTAAGTAAAATTTCTTCAGCAATAAATACTGATTATGTCGAAGTAAACTCAAGTGCAAAGACTGCAGCAAATAATTATACAGGTAACGAAAGTACTATAAAAATTAACTTAAATGGGACGGATTATTCAATCAACGTAACCGGCGGCGGTACTTACGAACAATTAATTGATGAACTTGTTGAGAATATTAACTCCGGTATTGATGGAATTAATGCGGAGAAGGTTCTTGATGATCCTTCAACGGGCGATGTTCAGCTAAAAGTTACCGGATCAAAAACTACAGATTTCATTAGCATTTCACATGACTCCGGATTTGATTTGGTAACTGATCTTGGAATTCAAGTAGATAAAGAAGTTGGTGCTGCATCTGTTTTATCAGCTTCAAGTTTTGCTCCCGGTTCAGATACTTCTCAACTTTCAATTACTTCCAAGAATTCCGGTCTTGATTATAGAATTAAAAGCATTGCAGATAATTCCGGTTCAACAATTTTAGCTCAACTGGGTTTAAACTTAGGTTCATCTCGTCCATCTTTTGATCAATCAATAGAACCTGATACTGCCGGATTTGTCTATTCGGATATCACAAATGCAAACAATCAACTTAATGCAAAGTTTAGCTTTAATAATGTTCAGATTCAGAAAAATTCAAACACTGTAAGTGATTTAGTTAGCGGAATGACATTCAATATTAAATCCGTAATGAAAGATACTGATCCAAAAGTGAATATTACTGTTGAACATAATAATGAAACAATTAGAAACGATGTAAATGATTTCATCAAGAAATTTAACGATGTCTATACTTTATTGAAGGAAAAGACAAAATCAACTGAGACTTCCAGAGGGATTTTAAGAGGCGAAGCTACAGTAAGCTCATTACTTAATTCTCTTCGATCAATTGGTCATACAACTTTTGGTGATTCGGATAATGAGTTTAGATATCTTTCACAAATCGGGATTAAGTTTGACGCTACTACGGGTCTATCAATTTCCGACTCTACCCTATTCGATGACAAAGTAAATAACAATACAAGCGAAGTTGAAAATATCTTCAATTCTTCAAATGGACTTGCAACAACATTGTATGATTCATTAAAGAAATATTCCGGAGCGGAAGGATATCTTTCGCTTGCAAAACAAAGTTACGATAACTCTGCTAAGTATTTAAGTGATCGTATAGATAGTGTTACAACAAGTATTGATAAAAGTGCAGAAGTTCTCAGAAGGCGTTATCAATCAATGCAAACACAATTGGCAACTTTATTAAGTACTCAGTCATTTTTTGGTACAGGATCTAACTACTAA
- a CDS encoding flagellar protein FliS — MYSSLSAKSRNRANPYLVNDIMESSQEKLLLKLYDFAITNCRLHNIEKTNKALNELIFGLRFDETELEKISSGLFQLYNFCKDQMRKHNYEIVEKILSELKETWEQTLKANKKI, encoded by the coding sequence ATGTACTCTTCATTATCCGCAAAATCAAGAAACCGTGCTAATCCATATTTAGTGAATGACATAATGGAATCTTCACAAGAAAAACTCTTGTTGAAGCTTTATGATTTTGCAATCACTAATTGCCGTCTTCATAATATTGAAAAAACTAACAAAGCGCTAAATGAACTTATCTTCGGTTTAAGATTTGATGAAACCGAATTAGAAAAAATTTCCTCGGGTTTATTTCAACTGTACAATTTTTGTAAAGATCAAATGCGTAAGCATAATTATGAAATTGTTGAAAAAATCTTATCGGAACTAAAAGAGACTTGGGAACAAACGCTCAAAGCAAATAAAAAGATTTAG
- a CDS encoding flagellin: MSNFRIASNIGALEAYNALAKLNSQTQKAQLRLATQKRINSVADDTSGFSIGKSLESKVALMQSAQKNVGSAKDMLATAESQLVSIRDMITQIKGKIADSGNAAADLGSLVNDIKAIAEEIGNGITNTKFNDTNLLGTTAATGFSFQTGASTSETLSVDYADDIASNFNTSKAQIDLLTSTASRSNFTALETNLNTFEATISSSLGKVGNFIQRLDAKDDFLTSAITNSQASVSRLFDADVAVEQLNATKYSIGAQAATAMVAQMNFAPQQVLQLFG; this comes from the coding sequence ATGTCTAATTTCAGAATCGCATCAAACATTGGAGCTTTAGAAGCTTATAATGCTCTAGCAAAACTCAACTCACAAACTCAAAAAGCTCAGTTGAGATTAGCAACACAAAAAAGAATAAACAGTGTTGCAGATGATACTTCCGGTTTCAGTATCGGAAAATCTTTAGAATCAAAAGTTGCTCTTATGCAATCTGCTCAAAAGAACGTTGGATCTGCAAAAGATATGCTTGCAACTGCCGAAAGTCAGTTGGTTAGTATCCGTGATATGATCACACAAATCAAAGGCAAAATTGCCGATTCTGGTAATGCTGCTGCTGATTTGGGCTCGTTAGTAAATGATATTAAAGCTATCGCTGAAGAAATTGGAAATGGTATTACAAACACCAAATTCAATGATACAAATCTACTTGGAACAACAGCTGCTACAGGATTCTCGTTCCAGACAGGTGCATCAACCAGCGAAACTTTATCAGTTGATTATGCTGATGATATAGCTTCTAACTTTAACACATCGAAAGCTCAAATTGATTTGTTAACTTCAACTGCTAGTCGTTCTAATTTTACTGCTCTAGAAACCAACTTAAATACATTTGAGGCAACAATTAGTTCTTCACTTGGTAAAGTTGGTAACTTTATTCAGAGACTAGATGCAAAAGATGACTTCTTAACATCTGCTATCACAAATTCTCAAGCATCTGTATCAAGATTGTTTGACGCTGACGTTGCCGTCGAACAATTAAACGCTACCAAATACTCAATTGGTGCTCAAGCAGCTACAGCTATGGTTGCTCAAATGAACTTTGCACCACAACAAGTATTACAGTTATTCGGATAA
- a CDS encoding flagellin, with the protein MSTFKIASNIGALEAYNALAKLNSQTQKAQLRLATQKRINSVADDTSGFNIGKSLESKVALMHAAQKNVGSAKDMLATAESQLVSMRDMVTQIKAKIADSGNAAADLSSLVNDIKALAEEIGNGIQNTKFNDTVLLGTTAASGFTFQTGVSSSDTLTVDYADDIASNFNTSKTQIDLLTSSSSRTDFTNLETNLNTFESTISDSLGKIGNYIQRMDAKEDFLTSAITNSEASVSRLFDADVALEQLNATKASIGAQAATAMLAQLNMSPQQVLQLFG; encoded by the coding sequence ATGTCTACATTCAAAATTGCATCGAACATTGGAGCTTTGGAAGCATACAATGCTCTTGCAAAACTAAACTCACAAACACAAAAAGCACAATTAAGATTGGCGACACAAAAAAGAATCAACAGTGTTGCAGATGATACTTCCGGTTTTAATATCGGGAAATCATTAGAATCAAAAGTAGCATTAATGCATGCGGCTCAAAAAAATGTTGGTTCTGCAAAAGATATGTTAGCTACTGCAGAAAGCCAGTTGGTTAGCATGCGTGATATGGTAACACAAATTAAAGCAAAGATTGCTGACTCTGGTAATGCAGCCGCAGACTTAAGTTCATTAGTAAATGATATAAAAGCGCTAGCCGAAGAAATCGGCAACGGTATTCAAAACACTAAATTCAACGATACTGTTTTGCTTGGTACGACAGCTGCAAGTGGATTTACTTTCCAAACCGGTGTTTCTAGCTCAGATACACTTACTGTCGACTATGCCGACGATATAGCTTCTAACTTTAACACTTCAAAAACACAAATTGATCTCCTTACTTCTTCCTCATCTCGTACAGATTTTACGAATCTTGAAACTAACTTAAATACATTCGAATCTACAATAAGTGATTCCCTTGGTAAAATCGGAAATTATATTCAGAGAATGGATGCCAAAGAAGATTTCTTAACTTCCGCTATTACAAACTCTGAAGCTTCTGTATCAAGATTGTTTGATGCAGATGTTGCACTTGAACAACTTAATGCTACTAAAGCCTCTATTGGAGCACAAGCTGCAACAGCTATGTTAGCTCAGTTGAATATGAGTCCACAACAAGTATTACAACTTTTCGGGTGA
- a CDS encoding glycosyltransferase, which produces MSTISLSMIVKNEEQHLEECLQSVKDVVDEIIVVDTGSNDNTIKIAESCGASVYHHKWSNDFSEARNFSLSKVTSDWVLYLDADERLDANSKHILKKLTSNKDKVGYRCKIYNVDEIHNKPKLQRYTRLFRNFSGIKFIGKAHEQIDDSLFAHGCKIQNTELLINHIGYNIDREGLKQKAKRNLDLLLLDYKNNPNGYCAFQIANSYSILKDFDSTYRYYTLAINDSSLTNEYRGYSLSSIAEYFLRSNDISNAFSSINEAIKTDSENMIANLTASQIYEKAGKPNEAIEFCKKALELNRTVINSMNNRLLDVILDDVKIIYHGLTISYNQNATEGIDFFFNKLEETKRKNHSEWQKESSLIQRLSSNSQLTSEELDELVGIINENNLDFYLALTKHYDHIDTKLEFDQKLIGKFIDNVSVKNRLGYDLSKAGKNPEAAEVFEKLLKENHDEATPVFYLIPIYLEMKKFDDLKQLIEQSKNRFTKNKLVMNHINKFEEKINSYLQKIN; this is translated from the coding sequence GTGTCCACAATTTCACTTAGCATGATTGTAAAAAACGAAGAACAGCATCTAGAGGAATGTCTTCAATCGGTAAAAGATGTCGTTGATGAGATCATAGTCGTTGACACAGGCTCTAACGACAATACCATTAAGATTGCTGAATCCTGTGGTGCTTCGGTTTATCATCATAAGTGGAGTAATGATTTCTCTGAAGCTCGAAACTTTTCTCTATCAAAAGTAACGTCTGACTGGGTGTTATATCTTGACGCAGACGAACGATTAGATGCAAATTCAAAACACATATTGAAAAAGCTTACTTCAAATAAAGATAAAGTCGGCTATAGATGTAAAATTTATAACGTTGACGAGATTCACAACAAACCCAAACTTCAACGTTATACAAGATTGTTTAGAAATTTTAGTGGTATAAAATTTATAGGTAAAGCTCATGAACAAATTGATGATTCGCTCTTTGCGCATGGCTGCAAGATTCAAAACACGGAATTATTGATTAATCATATCGGTTATAATATTGATAGAGAAGGGCTAAAACAAAAAGCAAAACGTAATCTTGATTTGTTACTTTTAGATTATAAAAACAATCCGAATGGTTATTGCGCTTTTCAAATTGCAAATAGTTACAGCATACTAAAAGATTTTGATAGTACCTATCGATACTATACACTTGCAATAAATGATTCTTCTCTTACTAATGAGTATAGAGGCTATTCATTAAGCAGTATTGCAGAATATTTCTTACGATCAAACGATATCTCCAATGCTTTTAGTTCAATAAACGAAGCAATAAAAACTGATTCAGAAAATATGATTGCAAATCTTACCGCATCTCAAATTTACGAAAAAGCCGGGAAACCAAATGAGGCAATCGAATTTTGCAAGAAAGCTTTAGAACTTAATCGCACTGTAATAAATAGCATGAACAATCGATTACTGGATGTAATTCTGGACGATGTAAAAATCATCTATCATGGTTTAACAATTTCATATAATCAAAATGCTACAGAAGGGATTGATTTCTTCTTTAATAAATTAGAAGAAACCAAAAGAAAAAATCATTCTGAATGGCAGAAAGAATCTAGCTTGATTCAACGATTATCCTCAAACTCTCAACTAACTTCTGAAGAATTAGACGAACTGGTTGGTATTATAAACGAAAACAATCTGGATTTTTACTTGGCTCTCACAAAACACTATGATCATATTGATACAAAATTGGAGTTTGATCAAAAATTAATCGGAAAATTTATCGATAATGTTTCGGTAAAAAATAGACTAGGATACGATTTAAGTAAAGCAGGCAAAAATCCCGAAGCTGCCGAAGTGTTTGAAAAGTTGTTAAAAGAAAATCATGATGAAGCCACACCTGTATTCTATTTAATCCCGATTTATCTTGAAATGAAAAAATTCGATGATCTTAAACAATTAATAGAACAGTCTAAGAATAGATTTACCAAAAATAAATTAGTAATGAACCACATAAATAAATTCGAAGAAAAAATTAACTCATACTTACAAAAAATCAATTGA